In Naumovozyma castellii chromosome 1, complete genome, one DNA window encodes the following:
- the NCAS0A09640 gene encoding uncharacterized protein, which produces MKILYTLCYDTKVIKDGNSKIGELIEYDILGLEIEYTRGRKMLCGMEKSLTEKIPNLDTPLNTVGRKMNAPCQPGFTIENKDIEMDELEYNTRVKKMHSFSANYVRNLLRRAKQYEISIPDNAICDILLNGLKGPYKTLQSKYALDDSNKSMSAILQDIQRLYHLHGPTPNTPSNKSNSGQQSKRSSSTVKTDSKNSTNAFLNKDSKSKPGTSIRNTKQPNYNKKRIEKAQNISNDKQIHIPPPNDGYELRPPSTVTDTNLRHSKHLDANHTTDHQVTDTDTDMKDYPSLPGHLLLDSGASTSLIHYPDFLHDIQYDSDPKIHDAQNNPIASQASGSLMFNFKHQSPIPVQAVLTDAVAYDLLSLDELDKAGITANFTKMALEDKNGNNVASIIKYGPYYWLPYRYLVPASHAKMERVHNVLPKFTYPFIHRLLGHVNARHIRKSINKELSLQSQSLISTGLVVKLINVLTVLKDSSLPSSLVDILFQMCPRKDNLLLSLL; this is translated from the coding sequence ACGAAAGTCATTAAAGATGGTAATAGTAAAATTGGTGAATTGATAGAATATGATATTTTAGGATTAGAGATCGAATATACTCGTGGAAGAAAAATGCTATGTGGTATGGAAAAATCACTAACTGAAAAGATCCCAAATTTGGACACACCCTTGAATACTGTTGGCAGGAAAATGAACGCACCTTGTCAACCAGGCTTcaccattgaaaataaagatattgaaatggATGAACTTGAATATAATACAAGAGTAAAGAAGATGCATTCTTTTTCTGCAAATTATGTTCGCAATCTTCTCAGACGTGCTAAGCAGTATGAAATTTCCATCCCAGATAATGCTATCTGTGATATATTGTTAAATGGATTAAAAGGCCCATATAAAACCTTGCAATCCAAATATGCACTTGATGACAGTAATAAAAGTATGTCTGCTATTTTACAGgatattcaaagattgTATCATCTTCATGGTCCAACCCCTAATACTCCTTCCAACAAATCAAATTCTGGTCAACAATCTAAGAGAAGTTCATCCACGGTAAAAACCGATTCGAAAAATAGCACAAATGCTTTTTTAAATAAGGATTCAAAATCCAAACCTGGTACTTCTATTAGAAATACTAAGCAACCaaattataataaaaaacGAATCGAAAAGGCCCAGaacatttcaaatgataaaCAGATCCATATACCTCCACCTAATGATGGTTACGAACTTAGGCCTCCTTCAACAGTAACCGACACAAATCTTAGGCATTCAAAACACCTAGACGCAAATCACACTACTGATCATCAAGTCACAGATACTGACACCGATATGAAAGATTATCCTTCTCTTCCAGGtcaccttcttcttgacAGTGGTGCATCTACTTCTCTGATTCATTATCCTGACTTCCTCCATGATATTCAATACGATTCCGATCCTAAGATACATGACGCTCAAAACAACCCTATTGCTTCACAAGCATCCGGTTCTCTTatgtttaattttaaaCATCAATCCCCTATCCCTGTTCAGGCTGTTCTAACAGACGCTGTTGCATATGATTTATTGAGTCTAGATGAATTAGATAAAGCAGGCATTACAGCAAATTTTACCAAAATGGCTTTGGAAGataaaaatggaaataatGTGGCATCGATTATTAAATATGGTCCATATTATTGGTTGCCTTACCGATATTTGGTACCAGCTTCACATGCTAAAATGGAAAGAGTTCATAATGTGTTACCCAAGTTCACTTACCCATTTATACATCGGTTATTAGGTCATGTTAATGCTCGTCATATACGTAAGTCAATCAACAAGGAGCTATCACTTCAATCTCAGAGTCTGATATCGACTGGTCTGGTAGTGAAACTTATAAATGTCCTGACTGTCTTAAAGGACAGCAGCTTACCGAGTAGTTTGGTTGATATTTTATTCCAGATGTGTCCTCGGAAGGACAATCTGCTCCTCTCCCTCTTATGA